Below is a genomic region from Virgibacillus dokdonensis.
TTATTCCGTGGTTACTTGCTCCAGTAGTGGTTACCATTATTACGTATTTTGCTATGGCGACCGGGCTTGTTCCACCACCAGCTGGAGTTATTGTTCCGTGGACAACTCCTGTTGTATTAAATGGTTTTTTAGCTACAGGAAACGCTTGGCAAGGCGGGTTGTTGCAAGCAGTCAACTTAGTTGTTGTTATGATGATTTGGTGGCCATTTTTGAAGATTATGGACAAGAGTTATTACGAGAAAGAAAAAGCAGCAAAGAAAAGTTAATGAGTAAATGGACGAGGTGAGAAATATGGATCAAACAACTGAAATTGCTTTTCAAATTATTTTACATGCTGGTAATGGAAAATCTAGTGTGATGGAAGCAATCCAAGAAGCGAAAATAGGGAATTTTAATAAAGCAGATCAATTAGTTGAAGAAGCAGCAGAAGAACTTGGAAAAGCACATGAATATCAAACGAAATTATTACACAATGAAGCTCGAGGAGAAGGAAACATTATTAACGTTATGCTCATTCACTCACAAGACCATTTAATGACTTCTATGACGATGAGGGATTTAGCAATCGAAATTATTGAGATTTATCGTAATAAATAGTTGAGGAGGTATTGCATTGACAGTAGAATATAAATTTCCAGCAAATTTTTGGTGGGGAAGTGCAACGTCTGCTACGCAAATAGAAGGTGCAGCAGAAAAAGATGGGAAAGCGAAAAACATCTGGGATTATTGGTATGAAACCGAACCGAATCGTTTTTTTGACCAAGTAGGTCCAGCGAGAGCATCTGATTTTTATCAACGATATAAGGAAGATATTCAATTAATGAAACAGATTGGACATAATAGTTTTCGTCTATCTATTTCATGGTCCCGTTTAATGCCGAACGGACAAATGAATGAACAAGCGGTAGAATTTTATAATGGTGTGATTAATGAATTAATAGACAATGATATCGAGCCATTCGTTAATCTATTTCACTTTGATATGCCACTTGCTTACCAACAATTTGGTGGATGGGAAAATCGCGAAGTTGTAGATAGCTATCAATCTTATGCGGAGATGTGTTTCAAACTTTTTGGTGATCGAGTGAAAAAATGGTTTACATTCAATGAGCCGATTGTCCCTGTTGAAGGTGGGTATCTGTACGATTTTCATTATCCTAATATTGTGGATGCTCAAAAAGCGGTGCAAGTAGCATACCATACGATGATTGCTAACGCAAAAGTAATTAAGGCTTTTCGTAAGCTAAATGATCCACATAGTCAAATTGGAATTATATTAAATTTAACACCATCTTATCCAAGAAGCAGTAACCCAGTTGATCTACGTGCTTCAAAAATAGCAGATCTATTTTTTAACCGTAGTTTCTTGGATCCAGCTGTATTAGGTGAATATCCTGATGAGCTAATTGCCATCCTAAAAGAACATGGTCAGTTACCGCAAACAAAACAGGGTGATAAAGAACTACTAAAAAACAATACGGTAGATATTTTAGGAATTAATTATTACCAGCCACGTCGTGTGAAAGCAAAAGAATATTTACCTAATCCATACGCTCCATTTATGCCTGATATGTTTTTTGATCTTTATGAAATGCCAGGTAGAAAAATGAACCCGCATCGTGGATGGGAAATATACGAAAAAGGTATTTACGATATCTTAATGAATTTAAAGGAAAACTATGGTAATATATCGTCGTTTATTTCTGAAAATGGCATGGGCGTTCAGAATGAAGAGCGATTTATAAAAGAGGGTCAAATTCAAGATGAATACCGCATTGAATTTATTCGGGAACATTTAAAATGGGTACATCGAGCTGTGCAAGAAAAATGCAATGTGAAAGGGTATCATTTATGGACATTTATGGATAACTGGTCTTGGATGAATGCCTACAAAAATCGCTATGGATTTTATTCTGTGGACTTAAATACGATGGGGCGGAAACCGAAAAAGAGTGCAGAATGGTTTAAAGAAGTGTCTCTAAACAATGGTTTTTAGCATTTAGATACCCATCCACACGTCCACATGGTGTGGATGGGGTAGAACAAAGGCTTAGGGAGCCCGTTTAGCAACGTAGCGACTGGAACGAATCAACTAAAATAAAGGAATCATGCCACTAAAACAGCGGTATGCCGACGTGGGGGCGGCAAGCCCGTTTTTAGTCGGCCTTCCTCTTAGTTACGAACCGATGATGACTTACTTAGCTTAGGGCAATGGAGTGAAGTAGTCTAGTTGCTGGGCGCTGGAGCCGGACGTGGCTTATTTGGTTATGGTGTTATACACAAGCCTCTAAGTTTATACTTTCTTATCTTTTAAAAAAGAAGATATAGATTTAAATAAAGTTATTTGAAAAAATAAGAAAAGAGAATTTCGTTGTCTATATTGTCCTGTCCCCTTGATTTTAAAGAGAATAATGAGGAGAATTTAGATGCTTACAACTAGGATGCGAATGATATTAAAAAAATTAATGCTTGTTGATTCTCCGTTGACAGGGAAATTTTTGGCTCAGTTAAATAAGGTTACAGCAAGAACGACGAGAGAAGATATAAAAAAACTGGATTCATTAATACGTCAATATGGAGCCAAGGTAGAAGCTGTTGTGTCAAAAGGTTATCAGCTGACTATTTTTGATGAAGAAAAGTTTCGCGATTTTTTGCATACAATCGTTCATCTGGAAGATCAAAAAAATAGGTCTATCTCACAATTACCTGAAGACAGAGAGATACAAATTATTCGTCGGTTATTAGTAACGAAAGGTTATGTGAAGCTAGAGCAATTAGCTGATGAACTGTATGTTAGTAAATCTACTGTGCAAAATGATTTAAAACAAGTAAAGGAGCG
It encodes:
- a CDS encoding glycoside hydrolase family 1 protein translates to MTVEYKFPANFWWGSATSATQIEGAAEKDGKAKNIWDYWYETEPNRFFDQVGPARASDFYQRYKEDIQLMKQIGHNSFRLSISWSRLMPNGQMNEQAVEFYNGVINELIDNDIEPFVNLFHFDMPLAYQQFGGWENREVVDSYQSYAEMCFKLFGDRVKKWFTFNEPIVPVEGGYLYDFHYPNIVDAQKAVQVAYHTMIANAKVIKAFRKLNDPHSQIGIILNLTPSYPRSSNPVDLRASKIADLFFNRSFLDPAVLGEYPDELIAILKEHGQLPQTKQGDKELLKNNTVDILGINYYQPRRVKAKEYLPNPYAPFMPDMFFDLYEMPGRKMNPHRGWEIYEKGIYDILMNLKENYGNISSFISENGMGVQNEERFIKEGQIQDEYRIEFIREHLKWVHRAVQEKCNVKGYHLWTFMDNWSWMNAYKNRYGFYSVDLNTMGRKPKKSAEWFKEVSLNNGF
- a CDS encoding PTS lactose/cellobiose transporter subunit IIA, with the protein product MDQTTEIAFQIILHAGNGKSSVMEAIQEAKIGNFNKADQLVEEAAEELGKAHEYQTKLLHNEARGEGNIINVMLIHSQDHLMTSMTMRDLAIEIIEIYRNK